A stretch of the Myripristis murdjan chromosome 24, fMyrMur1.1, whole genome shotgun sequence genome encodes the following:
- the LOC115356549 gene encoding uncharacterized protein LOC115356549, whose translation MAEESEEAREAREARRRLPRIRMPRKIWKTSRPQPQTHLEELSGCEEALPELLEEQSRRLIGREEQLFGQEAPSEEEQDALQKELEDLLLQVWTAVHNSFSESPADLEELRSAVTSIQQQEVQDRRWQGAEEGRVPVWRPQKCLSTHTQLLRNMVVSRLDHATVESGGAESAGADGLSSSLKREVCQTGKRLKEDLLSVARRVKACYPPELDIVNVYAGLYQQSFSARLMELARPGLSPDDCCYLLFWVNTCYPQ comes from the exons ATGGCAG aggagagcgaggaggcCAGGGAGGCCAGGGAGGCCAGGAGGAGGCTGCCCCGCATCAGGATGCCCAGAAAGATCTGGAAGACCAGCCGGCCAcagccacagacacacctgG aggagCTGTCGGGCTGTGAGGAGGCTCTCCCGGAGCTcctggaggagcagagcaggCGGCTGATCGGCAGGGAGGAGCAGCTGTTTGGGCAGGAGGCTCcgagtgaggaggagcaggacgctctgcagaaggagctggaggatctgctgctgcaggtttgGACGGCCGTCCACAACAGCTTCAGCGAGTCCCCCGCTGACCTGGAGGAGCTGCGGAGCGCCGTGACCTCCATCCAGCAGCAGGAGGTGCAGGACCGCCGCTGGCAGGGAGCGGAGGAGGGCCGGGTGCCTGTGTGGCGTCCTCAGAAGTGTCTGAGCACTCACACGCAGCTGCTGCGGAACATGGTGGTGTCCCGGCTGGACCACGCCACCGTCGAGTCCGGCGGCGCCGAGTCTGCCGGTGCCGACGGCCTGTCCTCCTCGCTGAAGAGGGAGGTGTGTCAGACGGGGAAGCGCCTGAAGGAGGACCTGCTGAGCGTGGCCCGCAGGGTGAAGGCCTGCTACCCTCCGGAGTTGGACATCGTCAACGTGTACGCCGGACTCTACCAGCAGAGCTTCTCGGCCCGCCTCATGGAGCTGGCCCGGCCCGGCCTCAGCCCGGACGACTGCTGCTACCTGCTGTTCTGGGTCAACACCTGCTACCCTCAGTGA